One genomic region from Magallana gigas chromosome 3, xbMagGiga1.1, whole genome shotgun sequence encodes:
- the LOC105322326 gene encoding nucleolar protein 10, which produces MQVSNPNNVKIYNLSAGKSLPEWLSDRQKRSLQKQDIDVRRRIELLQDFDMPTASQCVGVSPDGQYICATGTYKPRLKCFDTAQMSLKFERGLDSDVVNSTFLGEDYGKIVFLQCDRYIELHSQFGRYYRLRIPKYGRDMAYHFPSCDLFVGGIGSEVYRINLEQGRFLSPLTTKAPDTNCCEINPAHGLLACGTSVGTVECFDPRVRKAVGTLDITLSNQFEDVHELPKVTALKFRDALNMGVGTSTGHILLYDIRSNKPLLAKDHHYELPIKSIEFQDSLNLVISMDSKILKLWDRETGKPYTSIEPGTPLNDLCLLPKSGLLFMANDDQKILSYYIPALGTAPKWCSFLDNLTEELEESTAQIVYDDYKFVTRKELEELGLAHLIGSTLLRAYMHGFFMDNRLYNKAKTIAEPFAYEDYRKSKIREKIEQERANRVRLKKLPKVNRDLAEKLMDVKEIGTNKKKVKETTTLLEDDRFSAMFSNPEFQINVNSDEYKLVNPVVSKLDKVRRKKQAKMEQFAEVSDEEGKNMSESDSSDDEHTWTKELKDQHKKLRREAAQAKHAEYMERKNAPKFYEIKDGVDLDSKDGSQKKLAKKSLGERLQETRDDSIVSKSGSLGSREMTFTFKKSEREVRQQQQSREHHKERKSIRRSAGDITKTLKQKPKFWLGKRVK; this is translated from the exons ATGCAGGTCTCAAATCCTAATAACGTTAAGATATATAATCTTAGCGCTGGAAAATCTTTGCCAGAATGGCTTTCTGACAG GCAAAAGCGCTCTTTACAGAAGCAGGACATCGATGTAAGACGGAGGATAGAGCTCCTGCAAGATTTTGACATGCCAACAGCAAGTCAATGTGTAGGGGTGTCTCCCGATGGACAATACATATGTGCCACTGGTACATATAAACCGAGACTAAAGTGTTTCGATACCGCTCAGATGTCACTCAAGTTTGAAAGAGGTCTTGATTCCGATGTTGTAAATTCCACATTCCTCGGAGAAGACTATGGGAAAATAGTGTTTCTTCAGTGTGATCGATACATAGAACTGCATTCACAATTTGGAAGATATTACAGACTTAGAATACCAAAGTATGGGAGGGATATGGCATATCATTTTCCTAGTTGTGATTTGTTTGTAGGTGGCATTGGATCAGAAGTGTACCGAATTAATCTAGAGCAAGGAAGGTTCCTTAGTCCTCTGACCACCAAGGCTCCAGATACTAATTGTTGTGAAATTAACCCAGCTCATGGACTACTCGCCTGTGGAACCAGTGTAGGAACTGTTGAATGTTTTGATCCGCGTGTCCGCAAAGCTGTCGGAACACTAGATATTACCTTATCAAATCAATTTGAAGATGTTCACGAACTGCCTAAAGTCACTGCACTGAAATTTCGAGATGCTCTCAATATGGGCGTAGGAACAAGTACTGGTCATATATTGCTTTATGACATTCGTTCCAATAAACCACTCCTTGCAAAAGACCATCATTATGAATTGCCAATCAAATCGATCGAGTTTCAAGATTCACTGAATCTCGTTATTTCAATGGACTCCAAAATCTTGAAGCTCTGGGACCGTGAAACAGGAAAGCCCTACACCTCCATTGAGCCAGGTACACCTCTGAATGACCTCTGTCTTCTACCCAAGTCTGGACTTCTGTTCATGGCCAATGATGACCAAAAAATTCTGTCCTACTACATTCCAGCTCTGGGAACTGCTCCCAAGTGGTGCTCATTCTTGGATAACCTGACAGAAGAGTTGGAAGAAAGTACTGCTCAGATAGTGTATGATGACTACAAATTTGTCACTAGAAAGGAGTTAGAGGAGCTAGGCCTTGCACACTTGATAGGGTCCACGTTACTGAGAGCCTACATGCATGGCTTCTTCATGGACAATAGACTGTACAACAAGGCTAAAACCATTGCTGAACCATTTGCATATGAAGATTACAGAAAGAGCAAGATTCGAGAGAAGATTGAACAGGAGAGAGCCAATCGCGTCCGTTTAAAGAAACTTCCCAAAGTCAACAGAGATCTGGCAGAGAAACTGATGGATGTGAAGGAAATTGGAACCAACAAGAAGAAGGTGAAAGAAACAACTACTCTGCTAGAGGATGATCGGTTCTCTGCAATGTTCTCCAACCCTGAATTCCAGATCAATGTGAATAGTGATGAATACAAGTTAGTCAACCCAGTGGTATCAAAGTTGGACAAAGTGAGGAGAAAGAAGCAGGCTAAAATGGAGCAGTTTGCTGAAGTGAGCGACGAGGAGGGCAAGAACATGAGCGAGAGTGATAGCTCAGATGATGAGCACACCTGGACGAAGGAACTCAAAGACCAGCACAAAAAGCTACGACGTGAGGCAGCGCAGGCAAAACATGCGGAGTACATGGAGAGGAAAAACGCACCCAAATTCTATGAAATCAAAGATGGAGTTGATCTGGACAGCAAAGATGGAAGTCAGAAAAAGCTGGCCAAGAAATCTCTAGGAGAAAGATTGCAAGAGACTCGGGATGACAGTATTGTGTCTAAATCAGGATCTCTTGGTAGTAGAGAGATGACATTTACCTTTAAGAAGAGTGAGAGGGAAGTGAGGCAACAGCAGCAGTCTAGAGAACACCATAAAGAAAGGAAGAGCATCCGACGGTCAGCAGGGGATATCACTAAGACTCTTAAACAAAAACCAAAGTTTTGGTTAGGGAAGAGagtcaaatga